A part of Oryctolagus cuniculus chromosome 4, mOryCun1.1, whole genome shotgun sequence genomic DNA contains:
- the LOC100342135 gene encoding large ribosomal subunit protein eL13-like, translating to MHFFKGKNANGQKTKGKMVRKISLAFRFSVLARRRRKARQARARRIAPRPAAGPIPPIVRCPTLRYHTKVLAGLGFSLEELRVAGIHKKVARTIGISVDPRQRNKSTESLQANVQRLKEYRSKLVLFPRKPSAPKKGDSSAEELKLATQLTGPVMPIWNVFKKEKARVITEEEKNFKAFASLRMARANACLFGIRAKRAKEAAEQDVEKKK from the exons atgcattttttcaaagggaaaaatgcaaatggccaaaagacaaaaggaaaaatggtCAGG aagatcagtttagctttCCGCTTCTCTGTTCTCGCGCGGAGGAGGCGCAAGGCCCGGCAAGCGCGAGCCCGCCGCATAGCCCCGCGGCCCGCAGCGGGGCCCATCCCGCCCATTGTGCGCTGCCCGACCTTGAGGTACCACACGAAGGTGCTCGCAGGcctcggcttcagcctggaggAGCTGCGGGTGGCCGGCATCCACAAGAAG gtggcgCGGACCATCGGTATCTCCGTGGACCCGCGGCAGCGGAACAAGTCCACCGAGTCCCTGCAGGCCAACGTGCAGCGGCTGAAGGAGTACCGCTCCAAGCTGGTCCTCTTCCCGCGGAAGCCCTCGGCCCCCAAGAAAGGTGACAGCTCGGCTGAAGAACTGAAGTTGGCCACCCAGCTGACAGGACCAGTCATGCCCATCTGGAACGTCTTCAAGAAGGAGAAAGCCAGAGTTATTACAGAGGAGGAGAAGAACTTCAAGGCTTTCGCCAGTCTCCGCATGGCCCGCGCCAATGCCTGCCTCTTTGGCATCCGGGCAAAAAGAGCCAAGGAAGCTGCAGAACAGGacgttgaaaagaaaaaataa